Proteins from a genomic interval of bacterium YEK0313:
- the livH_44 gene encoding High-affinity branched-chain amino acid transport system permease protein LivH, with protein MHLVDVVLSGLVLGGIYALIAIGLSLQYGVARIMNLAYGEFTVAAAFAAYVLFTAAGINPILALAIVMPASFAVNWLVYRWLMTPLVRRAPDAGALEVDTILATFGLLFVVQGVLLVIFGGTYFSYSYLAVPVEIIGTTMAANRLLAALVALLLGAGLYLLLTRTRVGTAVRAVAASPASASLVGIDTAAFAAFAFALGGALVGASGVLVSMFLTFNAAMGVVFTMKALIVVIMGGVGNLLGALAAGLILGLAEAFGGAFVDTGLTLAINFALFLVVLLIRPTGLFGRAAR; from the coding sequence ATGCATCTCGTCGATGTCGTACTGTCCGGCCTCGTCCTCGGCGGCATCTATGCGCTGATCGCGATCGGCCTGTCGCTGCAATATGGCGTCGCGCGGATCATGAATCTCGCCTATGGCGAATTCACCGTCGCCGCCGCCTTTGCCGCCTATGTCCTGTTCACCGCGGCCGGCATCAATCCGATCCTGGCGCTGGCCATCGTCATGCCGGCCTCGTTCGCGGTCAACTGGCTCGTCTATCGCTGGCTGATGACGCCGCTGGTGCGCCGCGCGCCCGATGCCGGCGCGCTGGAGGTCGATACGATCCTCGCGACCTTCGGCCTGCTCTTCGTCGTGCAGGGCGTGCTGCTGGTGATCTTCGGCGGCACCTATTTCAGCTATTCCTATCTGGCCGTTCCGGTCGAGATCATCGGCACGACCATGGCCGCCAACCGGCTGCTGGCGGCTCTCGTCGCGCTTCTCCTCGGCGCGGGGCTCTATCTCCTGCTCACCCGCACACGTGTCGGCACCGCGGTGCGGGCGGTCGCCGCCAGCCCGGCTTCGGCGAGCCTCGTCGGCATCGACACCGCGGCCTTCGCCGCCTTCGCCTTCGCGCTCGGCGGGGCCCTCGTCGGCGCTTCCGGCGTGCTCGTCTCGATGTTCCTCACCTTCAATGCCGCGATGGGGGTGGTCTTCACCATGAAGGCGCTGATCGTGGTGATCATGGGCGGGGTCGGCAACCTCCTCGGCGCGCTGGCCGCCGGCCTCATCCTCGGCCTGGCGGAGGCCTTCGGCGGCGCCTTTGTCGATACCGGCCTGACGCTCGCCATCAATTTCGCCCTGTTTCTCGTCGTGCTGCTGATCCGGCCGACCGGGCTCTTCGGCAGGGCGGCGCGATGA